In Cheilinus undulatus linkage group 3, ASM1832078v1, whole genome shotgun sequence, the genomic window CAATGTATCTAGGTTAGTTTTATtaatgtgagcttcagcaaacatagctaaagctaatgtagctatgtagctaacataccTATGTAGGTTACATagatgctttgtgagcttagcttcgGGTACTATGTAGTTACACAGccccattatctatagctatgttagctttagcaatgggagctttagcaaatgtagctaaaggtaACTTAGCTACACATAAACTATAGATATTTAgctagctgctttgtgagcttagcttcgGGTATGTGAGCTACGTAACTCTGATATTTATACctatgttagctgttagcagCATAAGCTTTAGCAGACATAGTTAAAATAAACGTAGCTTCACAGAAAACATAGatgtagctcacatagctgctttgtgagcttagctttagctacattttcaccgtagctctgttatctacatagctttcCCAGCTAACGGAGCTATGTAAGCTGCGCTGTCTACATTGGAAATTTTTTCATGAAGCACCTGCTTTTTGCCTCTAAGTAGGCTGTTtgctttatcaaacattttgtaatcaggttttgcaggtcaggttttttaattttaatgtttgttatCCCTGCTGTCACCTTaacctttaccctaaccctacaCAGAAGTTCAGTGTGTACTGCTGTTCTGAAATAatagcatctcagatgaacgatTGGTGATAGTGGTCGTCAGAAATGAATGTCAGACTGTCTTGGGTAAAAGAGACATTTAAAGCCTagatatgaaaatattttgagGCTGAGGTGCAAATGAGAGACACTATATTCCCTTGGGGTTTACCACACACTCATGTAGGCTTATAAAAGGAGGTTGTAGACATGTAAAACTCAAACCAAGAACTCTTTTCTTCCCAGTTGAATGGCAAGAGACTCAGCTGAGCTCTAAGGTCTGCTAACCTCATTCTCTGTTAACATCTTGTGGTGAATACAAAGACACAATGGAAAAACACATCACAGAGTGGCAAATAGACACTGCTTCAGCCATGAAATTTAAGTATAATGATGTCGCGAGCTGCCTCAGCATTCTGCCAATCTGTCATCTCCTTCCAGACCTCACACAGAATTGCTCTCCTTCTTTTTCCCCCTTCCCTGTCTgactctgtcctcctctgtctgtctcgtgctctgtttctctctccagGAATCTGTCGTACAACAACTTGACTCGTCTGGATGAAGGCAGTCTGGCCGTGCTGGGGGATCTCCACACTCTCCGTCTGGGACACAACTCCATCAGCCACATCACAGAGGGAGCCTTCAGAGGCCTCAAGGCTGTGCGCGTCTTGTAAGTCAAAACCACGTCTTCAGTCATTATCAAGCcccaaaacaaccccaaaagtGCACTCATTATTGTTCTTCCCCGCTGACAATAAGGCTAAGATATGCCACATGGGAGCAGTGAAAGCTGAGATGTTTAATATCAGTTTTCCTCTGTGGTATTTGATATGCAGTCTTACATAGTCTGCTCTTTAGACTTCAGAATGCAGCAATTGTTTACTTTTTCAAGACAGGTTTGCCTCATTTGCAGTCATgtctttctgtgatttttttttacgaGGTGTCTTTGCAACACGATTGTCATGGTTTCTGTGGCAACTTTTCTCACTTTGCTCCTTTGTCTGCTtgtgttttggggttttttgtttAGTCTTAAAACTGGCACCAAACAAACTTTGGTCTGAGAGTTTTCTGTGCCACTTAAGAGCCTTTCCAgctttttcaaataaagacagaggTCCATTTTCCCACTGATCCACCTTTCACAGAGAGCCCAAAAAGGCCTTAAGAAATGAAGAAACAGAAGGGAATGAAAAGGAGCAAGTCAGGGGATAAATTCACGAGAAAGACTTGGGGGTCTTGGTTCTTAACCAAGGCCCTCTTGGCTGTATCTCCTGCTAAAGGAGCCAGAGAGGAGAGTTGTGCCAGAGCTCACTAGACAAGTGCTCTCTCACAGCTGGCAGACAAGGCAAGGCACATAAGGCCTCTTTCTGTTGGCTAACTGGGTGCTAGATAACTTGGTACAAAGGGATAAAAAGGCTTAGATTTGGAGCGCTGCTGTATTTCAGCCCCTTGCACCTCATGATTGCTAttctcattttttacttttcctcttttaaatgTACACTTGTGGCtaatttcttcttctctggtgtcCCATCTCCTTGTATTGTCCCTCTGTACAAACATACTATGTCTGTCTTAACTGTCCTTCTCTTGTATCACTCCTGTGCACTGTGTATTTGAGGCAGGCCTAATCTAATCAGTGAAGGGGAGGACAGGCATAGGCTGGGCCCTGAAAAGGAGCCGAGGGAGCTTTAATTGGGCCTGCGCTGCTGGTCGTGCTGGCATGGGGCTGGAGCCTGCATCGGGGTGTGAAAGCTCCAAACAAGCCAGCCTGCCCTCTAATTCGGCCACGGGGGTCGTTGGCTCACCCCTCCCCCCTTTCTGTGCCCGGTCTCCCCGCTCTACAGCCCCCGACACTGGCCTTGCTTTAACAAGGCTATGGCCATTCACATCCATCCAGCCAGAAAGAGTAGGAAATTGGCAGCCCCTGTCCAGTCTAACTAAGACAGTGGCTGATGGAGTCTGAAAAGAAGGAGAGGGGGATAAGAGATGCTTGGAAAGCAAAAAGGGGaagaggagggaaggaggaggCTATTGTGGTGATGTTGGAGGGTGTGTCTGGTCATCAGCCTCAAAGGTCTTTCTCAAGTTTGAAAGAACGTCTTTTTATGGTTCAGAGGAGTCGTCCGGCtcagttgttttcctttttgatGGCCAAGCAGAGGGGTGGATCGGTGGTTCCTAAGCAGCCGTGACCTCACCTACAGAGGTAATTCTTAAGACTTTGCAAAGCGAAATGAAGAGCGTTCAAGAAGTGTTTGGAAACCCCCTAAAGCACTGAAAGCGGACCAATTTTCCTTTTGCTTTTAATTCTTTTCATTTGATCCATTTTGTCCTTGCCAAGCCATGGCTAACCCTCATCATAACCTCATTAAGACCACTGGCTTTGGTTTTTGCTGTGCCATACCTGCACAATCGGACCAACCGTTATGTTCCTGCCAGTCCCTTCACACTGTCATGAATTAAACGTGCTTCCCTTTGCCTTAACAGGCCGATGCACATGCACGTATACTCAAATGCACACTCCTCCGCCCCTCTAAGGAAAGAATGTGCTTGGTTGGCAGAGCAGAGCGACAGAGGGGCTCTTAAGGCCAGGTGCAAAGGGgggaggatgatgatggtgggaGGGAGGGGGTAAGGGGTAACCCGTGACTTCCAGACCATCCTCTGCCAGGGCCGTGAAACGTTTCAGTGCTGGCAGACCCCGTCCTCCTCGTTCCCTCCTCCTTCCATCTTTCTTATCcccctcttttctttctctctccacaGGGAGCTGGACCATAACGACATCTCAGGCACAATAGAGGACACCAACGGGGCCTTCTCTGGATTGGACAGCCTCAACAAGCTGTGAGTGTCTCCCctcattcattttcttttctccctCTACCTCCTTTTCATCCCTCTGTGCTGCTCTTCaaaacagtcacaaaaacataaaagagctttcttctttttgcatctaGAAGTTTCCCCCAAATCCCAACTCACCCTTCCTTGCCAGATAAGTTCAGATATTTAAGGTTTAAGAGTTTGTGATATCCATACCCACAGGATCCCACACTTTACTTCGGAAGAAGTGTTTGCAATGACTTATGGGgttccttttctttttgaacAAGGCTTGCTCATGAAACATGGAAGATTTTTGTCTGGATTCTGAAGCAAGTTTCCCTTCAGTTCAATCTGGCTTTCATTTTATGATTTCATTGTTTCCTTGAAGCTTTATAGCCAAACTGGGCTCTAGTTCCTGCTAATGCCAAAAGGAGATACAGTGAATcattatttatctgattttccTGATTACTCAAAGATCTTTAAATCATTCCAGCTAGTTTAAAGTTCAATGTCAAGAGCTGGCAAGTTGAGAAATTACTGCACACGGACCGTTTCTGGCACTGAGCGGCAATCATCAACCTGCAGGATGAAAAGATGATGTCCAGCCAAGATGGTTCCCAGTGTGGGCACTGCTCAAAGAGAAAGActgggagaaagagagagagaaagggctTTTCTTTGAGCTGGCAGGGGTTCGTTCCCCAATAGGCTTATTTCTATTCGTCCTCCATGCCTTCGCTCCTCTCTTCCCCTCACTCCCAGTCCCCCGTATGGAGCTGAGAGAGGGTGAAATTGAGGGCCGCATTCAGTCATCAACTTCAAACGCCTCACATGTCCCGCCCTCTGACCCTGCCCTTTTTGTCAAGGCGTTGGCGGAAGCAGCCTTGCTGCATCCCAGCACTGGCAAAGCCAGCCATgggaaaatgaaatgcaaaaaaaagagcagaaggGGTGGAACATCAAAGTGTCCATCATGCACACTGGGATTTTCTTAAAGAAACTTGTGAGTGCTGCCACATGGGATGGAAatcagaaaacacaacaaaataacagccacaagtttcacattttgtgctgtttcaaaataaaagttgcaTAAATGACAAAGACATCCTCGTCTGTGTGACAAGACAGCAGTTTGTGTACATGTGGATGAGTTTGAACACTGGGGTCGTCATTGTGAAGCAGCCAGCCGTGTCTCCTCTTCCTGTGAGAGGAAGGCTACAACAGGAGAGCAGTGAGAGAGGCTGGAAGACCGGATTAGTACCCCCAATCAGAGGAAACAGCAGCTCACTTGTTGGCTCAAACCAGACTTGACAGGCACAGACACAAACTCACGTGGTTGGCAAGTTTGTCCTTTCAAGCTCTTACACACTTACAAAGCCCTGCCTGCCCTGGTCATTACTATTAAATTCTAATAAAGATAAAAGTGGTCTTTGAAGAGCAGCGCAGGGCCCAGGCCCCCCCCTTCCACCACCACATACCCAATTCAATCTCCCTCACCTTTCCTCTGAGGCTAATCTCCACACAGTTCAAGTTTCCAATACCTCTGTCCCTTCACTCTTATCAGATTCAGCTTGCTAATtgtgcttctctctctctgcccttGTCTTGCTCTACCCCTCTTCATCAATTGACACCCTTCATGTTTGGAAATGACAGGACTCTGTTTGGAAACAAGATCAAGTCAGTGGCCAAGAAAGCCTTCTCCGGTCTGGAGACCCTGGAACACCTGTGAGTATCCCACAATGCTCAGCTGCCACTCCATCCGAGAAAAagtgacagagagaggcagagtgaGTAGGGTAGTTGCGTGGGAGGTGAGGGGGGGATGCATTGCCAAAAGTAGCTGGCAGAGAGCAGACTGCTAGCAATTTAATAGCGTCTTTGTAAAAGGAGAAGACAGCGACTTTTGCAAGCGCCCAGCTGCTTCCCTCCTGTTAGCTTAGCACAATCTCAACTTTggcctttttttcctcctgccTCTGCGCAGGAACAGAGTTGTTGAACATATGGTGAGTTCAGCTGAAGAAATGGAATTCCTATAAGCTTTTTCACAGGCCTTTGTCATATCAGGGTGGGGATGGTTAGAATAGCCGGCATGTAGCCTCAGACATTGACATATTTCACCTGTGTTTGAAGGTGAATGGTTGCCAATAAAGCCTTGTGTGTTATGTCCAATCAGGAACCTGGGAGAGAACGCTATTCGCTCCATACAGCCCGATGCCTTCAGTAGAATGAAGAACCTCAAAACCCTGTGAGTTTTGATGAtgaattcacaaaaaaaaaaaaaaaacacataattttCAAACAGACATCACAGTCAGCAGTGCTTTTGGCATTTGTCCATACTCTCTGAAATACATAATCAGTTACAAGTGCAATAGACCACATATACTTACCAgtccattttcttttcttctctctgcagTCTCATTCAGAGCGACAGCTTCCTTTGTGACTGTCAGCTCCACTGGCTGCCCGACTGGTTGGTGACACGTGGTTTGCAGGCAGGGGTCAACGCCACCTGTGCTCACCCAGAGACCCTGAAGGGGATCAGCATCTTCCAGGCTCCATCCAGCAGCTTTGTTTGTGGTGAGTTTAAGTGTTTGTGCTTAATCTGTGTTTAACAAGATGATGTTCTGTGTGTAGTTTTATAtacttttctaattttgtaGTTATTTTTTGATTTTAGACATGCTCAAAGATccttctctttatttatttgcactTTTAATACCTTTCTATATAGAAGTCCTAAGTCAgcatacatccatacatttatttagcctagtttttctgtcattacaggtcatttctggttgttttcttaagATCTGAGCTAATTTATGCTGCTATCTTGAGAAAAGCCTGAGCTCACATGATAGCATAACGACATAAATATGTCCatatctcaagaaaacaactgtAACATACCCATTAATACTTAAAAATGGAATAGAtgaatgtatggatggatgtccTTTTAGAGCTTCTGTAATATAGTGCATATTTAACTGGTTTATATGGCTTCCTTTTTTACCTGACTCATTTCTACTTCTCCACCACCAGATGACCTCCCAAAACCCCAAATCACTGTGCAGCCAGAAACCACAGTGACAGTCCTGGGCAGTGATGTAAAACTCACCTGTACAGCAGCTAGCAGCAGCTCCTCCCCCATGACCTTTGCTTGGCGTAAAGACCAGGAGCTGCTTCGCAATGCTGAAACAAAAAACTACGCCCATGTACGTGCTCATCATCAAGGAGCAACATCTGATGCACCAGGGGCAGGCGGAGGCGTCATGGAGTACACTACTATCCTGCACCTGCGGCATGTCACCTTCGCCCATGAGGGCCGTTATCAGTGCATCATCACCAACCACTTTGGCTCCACCTACTCCAGCAAGGCTCGCCTTATTGTGAACGGTAGGCATTTCTGTAGAAGGTTGAAGGGTCTGAATGGTCAAATTTTCCCCCACTTGATGAACTTTTTGAGTTGATcttaatcatgattattaaaGGGGAGTTGTGACTCATTTCAGGTGTAAATTAGTGACGACGGGATGAGAGAATGTGAAGGAATATTAAATATCCAGGGCCACTTTAAGACAAGATAGACAGGCAAAAACTTTCTCTGTCAATATGTGCGATATCACATTATTTCCATCAAATAGAACGCCTGTTTACATTGGCTTTATCAGAGTTTCACTTGTCATATTAGACAGAGGAGCCATTGAGATTAGTCGTCATGCAGAGGTTTTTTGTTCCACTTGGATGaagtcctctctctctccttcttggCCTCTAACTCTCCAAGGATGGTATTCGGAACAAATTGATTCAGCTGGATGTCAGCACTAACAGGGGCTATTTCTTCTGCTCTCAATAACTTGGTTTACTGCAAATGGAGTGCATTAATCATGAGATCTTTTTTCAGTTGTCTTGCACATATGCATGTAAAACAAAGTCGGggagttttctgttttttagatGACACACAACCTGTGAAGGCAtggtttagagcagtggtttttttctcactttatttgcccaaggcacacctaagatcaggccaaaatctcaaggcacaccatattcatatccatgcatCTTGCAGAATAACCTCTTGCATGCATTAAAGTGTCTTTAGTTTTTGTAAAGTCGTATAAATAACTCATGGCGGTACAAATTCCCATAGCACGTTTAAATTTCCCCCCAAGGCATACCAGTGTGCCTTGTAAAACCAtatgagaaccactggtttagagaaCTGAGTCACTAGTGGGGTTTTGATCCATCTGTTTTATGTGTCTTTTCAATTTGCATGAAGAAAAATACGTTTGGTACTAGGTACGAAAGCTGGCAGATAaaatgtgtgggtttttttagatttaattttaatttattttaatttatactATCAGCCATAAGGAGCACAGCATTGAGACCTCTTCTTTGATGCTCTGCCTAGCTATCCCCTGTTTGCACCCTCTTTTTTgcagtgggttttttttttccattttttcctaaatagtcacCTACTGCCAGACATATTGACTCCTCTGATATTCACATTGCAATAATGGATGGAAACCAGCAAAAAACTGCGTTTTCTTCTTCAACTCTTCACCAGGGTCACCAGCTCTAACCTTGCATAGAAATTGGATTTGTCAGACTCCACACGTCGGTCATTAAACAAATCTGTCCTGTAAAGTTCCAGTCTACAATGTTTGTGCCGATGTGAAAACAATTCAGACCAGTCAGTAAaaagaatgaggcagtagctacagacAGGGTAATGTTGCACTGGAAGCTGTtgacaatggctgccactgttATAGTGTTCAGCTGGGATGTAGCTATATTATAGCTGCAGTTTTACCAGAAAGCTTTACATGACAGAAAAAAGTTTGAGTTGGTTTAATGTAGTGTTAGCCTGTACATACAGTATAATAGCTGCTGGTGGAGGGATTAGCTCAGGTGTAGCCACAACGACATATATCagttaaaacaagggcagagcaCCACACTGAAGCTTTATATAATGGAGAGCACTTTTAAGCTATTCTCTAGACCTACCTTgacatgagttttatccacatcaAGCTCCACTGTAAATAAACTAGGGTTGCCTTTTCCTGTTGATCATGCATACAACCTCactttgtcttgtcgctctgattggcccataatgagtgtgacagacagaatgttcacccaatcaccttccaagtattttttttgaaaaaggcttGTCCTTCCTAAACGCACTCTATAGGCATTTTcccagattaatgtgaaatgtatccatgcaatggatatataaaACCGTAAATCTGGTGTTACAGGTTGTACCAgctggttaaaaatgtaaaactgcatgATAGCAAATTAtgaaattgtttaaaataagCATAGAGGAAAGTTGATGTAAAACAAATCTTAagaatgtaatttttttcagacaatatttatgtatattttagtGATGTTCCCAGGTGAACAGTTTTACGTCTGTCAAACCAAAATTATGATCCCCTTCAGTGATCTAGtctgaattaaaataaacacattctgtaaaccaacttcacGCTGGAACCATCCACTTTCAATCCTCTTTTGCAGGTCAACGTCCTCGTTCCTTTACCAAATGTCGTAACTTGATGATTTGGTCATGAGAATAACATGAGACAACTTTATCCCCACTATACCTAGATCAGAATAGTGCTAAACTGTGCTGTTCCCTCCAGATGCTGTTGGTGCTAGCAGTAAGTGGTTTTTTATGTCATAGtaaaaaaacaatgagaaaGCAAGGTAGTAGTTTTAAGAGCAACTAAAGTGGCTACTAGTGGCTACATTGTAACAGAGCATTTGACTGGGATTTTAGGtctaaaatgattaaaaatattaatctgtttaACCACCTCATAATTCAAGTGCTGGCTGGGGATCTGAGTTTCACAGTTGACCCAGCTCGTGGGACACATTCTTATTAAATTTTGTCTCTTGTGTCCACAGTTCTCCCCTCCTTCGTAAAGACGCCCAGGGACAGCACCATCAGAACGGGACACACAGCACGACTTGAGTGCGCTGCTGAGGGACATCCAGCGCCACAGATCGCCTGGCAGAAAGACGGTGGCACAGACTTCCCGGCTGCCCGTGAACGACGAATGCACGTCATGCCTGATGATGATGTCTTCTTCATTATGGACGTCAAACCGGAGGATATGGGTGTCTACAGCTGCACAGCCAAAAACACAGCAGGCACCGTCTCTGCCAATGCCACCCTCACAGTACTAGGTGTGCATTTCTGCCATACGTCCTTGTAGTTTGAGTGTAACACAGTGCTGATCATTTTCCCACATTCTCTTGTAAATAGCTCAGCGCTCAGTTGGGAATTGGTCAGTCTGAGGCTGCAGAATGAgaggctttttatttttcttttctctgcagctgtggCTGTGCTGCAGGTCAAGGGCCAGAGGTCACAGTTGGGGGTCAAAGGGGGGATGGTGGGTGACCGAGGGGGGGCTCACAGAGGGGTGTTTGTTAGGCATTCCCACCCCTCCCTTCTCCTCTCTCAGTGGGAGGGACAGTCATGGCTGCTTCACTGCAGGCCTCAGTGCTCCCAGTTTATTGGCTGTTTTACACtgttaaatcaaacaaaaccaTCGCAGGACATAGATCATCTTTGTGCTTTGTCTATGAACTGAGCAGAGCAGTCGAACAGGGCTACTGGGGGGTTTCTTTTAATAGTTACAAGCCTTAAATTTCCCCTAAAGTACTTTGAAACAGCACTTTCTAATATATCATGACTGGAGCGGGAGAGGTGGTGCTTCAGTGCTATATTTGCATGTTGTGCGACTAGTGAGAGACTTCTTGGACTTCACAGCAGCTCAAGCTGAGTGCTAATCCACTCAACAATGTAAAATATTGAAGGAAGCCACCATGCCTTTGCACTGAATCTGTGATGTTTGGGTTTAAGAGATGGAGGGGAAGGGGGGGTGCAGCAGTGGCGGCTGCAGTTGAGGGGCCCCTGTCTGGAAAAGAGTGGCGGGGGTGAAAAATGGAGCCAAGGAAGAACTGGAATGGTGAAGTGTGTGGTGGGGGAAGGTAGGAGAGAaaggacagaaagaaagagaggcagGGGTGGTGGATAGCGGGGGATTGATGGAAAGGGAGAAAGTATTGATAGAAGAGAGAAGGGCGACTGAAGTGGGTTAAGTGAGATCTCTTAATCTGTGTATGTCCCACTGTGAGGGGAAGTGCTCAGTCTGAGAGGAGAGGCCTCctttaaaagagagagagagagagagagagagagagagagagagactgatcCAGTTCAAGGTGCTCTATTCAGCAGAATGAGACATTTCtgggaaaacactgaaaacattgTTCTGAAGAGAATTCTTCTTGTTTGTGGGCTGTAATTAAACATATGAATGTGTCTGTATGACTGATGTGAGTTCAGatgtaaaaacatgattgttaGATGAGGCTGTCACAGTGTTTGTGCTGACTCAAAAAGCTGCAATCAGTACTGGGAACTCTGATCTGTACTATAAACCTGAGACTTTGATGATATAGAGTAACAatagaataacataaaaattgCGGACCTCAGGAGAAGCTAATCACCCTCTCCTTCACAGAGACCCCCCACCTGGCCCAGGACCTGGAGGACCGTAGCGTAGTGGTTGGAGACACTGTGGCTCTGCAGTGTAAGGCCCTGGGCAGCCCTCCACCCCGCATCACTTGGTTGCGCAACGACCAGCCGCTGCGCCCATCCGACAGACACCACTTCACCCCAGGAAATCAGCTGCTGGTCATCGGCTCCGCCTCCCTGGAGGATGCTGGTCGCTACACCTGCCTCATGTCCAACACACTGGGCACGGAGCGTGCTCACAGCCAGCTGGTGGTGACGCGGCGTCGCAGTGCATGTCCAGCACCAGCAGGGCCGAGCACAGTCACTATCGGGATCATCGTCATCGCCGTGGTTACGAGTATTGTGTTGACATCGCTGGTGTGGGTGTGCATCATCTATCAGACCAGGAAAAAGAGTGAGGAGTGTAGCGTCACTAACACAGGTGAGCTATTCTTCCCTGTTTATCATGGTTAAATTTAactataatgataataatgtttaatttttagcACTAAATTAACCagtatctccattttttttcacataaagatttaaatcactttattttAATACACAATAATGATTATAACAACATGTCTTCAAAGAAAATAGAGGG contains:
- the lrig1 gene encoding leucine-rich repeats and immunoglobulin-like domains protein 1, encoding MAASLGRFGYVSRCAFYLILSLQLFISYGLSSDLPCAQNCTCSGDSVDCSNLELTATPLDLPVRTVSLNLGHNRLTSIDVEALDNLPNLRELRLDHNELTSVPDLGQAASKIVSLYLHHNKIRSIDGRQTRELVSVETLDLSNNDITELRGHCFPSPLQIRDLYLSNNKISVLELGALDHLGSTLQVLRLSRNRISQIPVRAFQLPKLTQLELNRNRIRQVEGLTFQGLSSLEVLKLQRNSISKLTDGAFWDLAKMKVLHLDHNSLTEVNSGSLYGLTSLQQLFLSNNSIARINADGWKFCQKLRELNLSYNNLTRLDEGSLAVLGDLHTLRLGHNSISHITEGAFRGLKAVRVLELDHNDISGTIEDTNGAFSGLDSLNKLTLFGNKIKSVAKKAFSGLETLEHLNLGENAIRSIQPDAFSRMKNLKTLLIQSDSFLCDCQLHWLPDWLVTRGLQAGVNATCAHPETLKGISIFQAPSSSFVCDDLPKPQITVQPETTVTVLGSDVKLTCTAASSSSSPMTFAWRKDQELLRNAETKNYAHVRAHHQGATSDAPGAGGGVMEYTTILHLRHVTFAHEGRYQCIITNHFGSTYSSKARLIVNVLPSFVKTPRDSTIRTGHTARLECAAEGHPAPQIAWQKDGGTDFPAARERRMHVMPDDDVFFIMDVKPEDMGVYSCTAKNTAGTVSANATLTVLETPHLAQDLEDRSVVVGDTVALQCKALGSPPPRITWLRNDQPLRPSDRHHFTPGNQLLVIGSASLEDAGRYTCLMSNTLGTERAHSQLVVTRRRSACPAPAGPSTVTIGIIVIAVVTSIVLTSLVWVCIIYQTRKKSEECSVTNTDETIVPPDVPSYLSSQGTLSERQDVCIRVEAAGGPQPNGHVVDTTGFDGAVLCTDCMENSSNYSKDPDYLPHRFGPVGGMEYQQHSAPPVHSYCHPGEQNDTGTPSTPLCNGTPNGIRKDLHGYPKNHNTLQLGDRKVPLSSPSQDESFHKPVKLGAVTCHSHLDSDCEPELRQTLLSNGHTLRASQNESAPLRRASD